Genomic segment of Thermodesulfobacteriota bacterium:
CACCCTTCTCGGAATCACCAACCCGCCTGCAGCGGAGCTTGCTAAAGAGCTGGTTGAGCTTTGCCCTCCCGGCTTGAAAAAGGTGTTCTACTCGGGCGACGGGGCGAGCGCAGTAGAAGTGTCGATCAAGATGGCCTTTCAGTACTGGCAGCATAAGGGCAAAACAAAGAAGACAAAATTCGTTTCTCTGGAAAACGGGTACCACGGAGATACCCTGGGTGCGGTATCGGTAGGGGGAATCGACCTATTTCACGCCACGTTTAGACCGCTGCTTTTTGAGAGCTTCAAGGCTCCTTCCTACTATTGCTACAGATGCCCGCTTGGAAAAACGTACCCCTCATGTAACATTGCCTGCGCTGATGAGGTTGAAAAAATCCTATCCGAATATCACGAAGAGATTGCCGCGGTAATTTTTGAGCCTTATGTCCAGGCTGCCGGCGGAATGATTGTCTCACCCGAGGGCTATCTCAGGAAAGTCCGTGAGTATTGCGACCGGTATGAAGTACTTATGATACTCGACGAAGTGGCCACCGGGTTTGGGAGGACGGGGAAGATGTTTGCCTGCGAACATGAGAATGTAACCCCGGATATCATGGTTCTGGGAAAAGGAATGACCGGAGGGTACCTGCCTCTTTCCGCAACTATTGTAACTCAGGAAATCTACGATGCCTTCCTCGGTGATTACGAGGAATTTAAAACCTTCTTCCACGG
This window contains:
- the bioA gene encoding adenosylmethionine--8-amino-7-oxononanoate transaminase, translating into MSDRTKKLGEYDKDFVWHPFTQMKEYEEKEPIVIEGAEGVYLVDTEGRKYIDGVSSLWVNIHGHKVPEIDSAIKDQVEKLGHSTLLGITNPPAAELAKELVELCPPGLKKVFYSGDGASAVEVSIKMAFQYWQHKGKTKKTKFVSLENGYHGDTLGAVSVGGIDLFHATFRPLLFESFKAPSYYCYRCPLGKTYPSCNIACADEVEKILSEYHEEIAAVIFEPYVQAAGGMIVSPEGYLRKVREYCDRYEVLMILDEVATGFGRTGKMFACEHENVTPDIMVLGKGMTGGYLPLSATIVTQEIYDAFLGDYEEFKTFFHGHSYAGNPISCAAGLGNLEAFRNYNTLQKLPEKIRFLEEELKEFRGLKHVGDVRNKGLMVGIELVEDKETKGPYPLKMKMGWRVAELAMEEEVLIRPLGNVVVLMPPIGIPIDDLRKLLRVTYKSIKKATEE